AGGCCGACCCGGCGCGCATCGAGCCCTGGGCGCTGGAATTGTCGCGCGCGCTGGCCGACGGCCTGCGCGGCCTGGGCCTGGACGTGGTGTCGCCGGCCGACGCGTCCATGCGCAGCACCACCACGGCGCTGCGCCTGCCCGATCCGGCGGCCGCGCTGGCCCATCTGGCCGAGGCCGGGGTGGTGGCCAGCATTGTGGAGTATGGTTACGTGCGCCTGTCATTGGGCGCCTATAACAACCACGAGGATGTGGACCGCATCCTGCGCGCCGCGCGCGGATGGGTCTAGTGTGCTGTCCCGTAGATACGCCCGCACGAAATCCACCCCTAGCCGCCATGGCGTCGTTGCAAATCCTCGTGATACCTACGGGTATCACTGCGGTTTGCGCCTAGCCCTGACGCCTATGGATGAATTTCGTCATGCGGACGTACCTACGGGACAGCACACTAGGAAAACCTTTCGCATCAACGCAATCGTTCCGAGGAGAAGCAGATGAGCGACAGCAAGAAACCCAATTGGCGTCTGGAAACCGTGGCCGTGCATGGCGGCTACCGGCCCGACCCCACCACCCGCGCGGTGGCGGTGCCGATCTACCAGACCGTGGCCTACGCGTTCGACGACACGCAGCACGGCGCCGACCTGTTCGACCTGAAGGTCGCGGGCAATATCTACACCCGCATCATGAACCCGACCACCGACGTGCTGGAACAGCGCGTCGCGGCGCTGGAAGGCGGCATCGCCGCGCTGGCGCTGGCCTCGGGCCAGGCCGCCGTGACCTACGCGATCCTGACCATCGCCGAGGCGGGCGACAACATCGTCTCGTCCAGCACGCTGTATGGCGGCACCTACAACCTGTTCGCCCACACGCTGCCGCAGTACGGCATCACCACGCGCTTCGCGGATCCGCGCGATATCGGCTCGTTCGAGAAGCAGATCAACGAACGCACCAAGGCGATCTTCGCCGAGTCCGTCGGCAACCCGCTGGGCAACATCACCGACATCGCCGCGCTGGCCGAGCTGGCGCACCGCCACGGCCTGCCGCTGATCGTCGACAACACCGTGCCCTCGCCGTACCTGCTGCGTCCGATCGAGCACGGCGCGGACATCGTGGTGCAGTCGCTGACCAAGTACCTGGGCGGTCATGGCACCAGCCTGGGCGGCGCCATCATCGACTCGGGCAAGTTCCCCTGGGCCGAGCACAAGGCCCGCTTCAAGCGCCTGAACGAACCCGACATCAGCTATCACGGGGTGGTCTATACCGAGGCCTTCGGCCCGGCCGCCTATATCGGCCGCGCCCGCGTGGTGCCGCTGCGCAACACCGGCGCGGCGATCTCGCCGTTCAATTCCTTCCAGATCCTGCAGGGCATCGAGACGCTGGCGCTGCGGGTGGATCGCATCGTCGAGAACGCGGTCAAGGTCGCCGGCTTCCTGCGCGAGCATCCCAAGGTCGAGTGGGTCAACTATGCCGGCCTGCCGGATCACCCCGACCATGCGTTGGTGCGGAAGTACCTGGGCGGCAAGGCGCCGGGCCTGTTCACCTTCGGCGTGAAGGGCGGCCGCGAGGCCGGCGCGCGCTTCCAGGACGCGCTGCAGCTGTTCACCCGCCTGGTCAACATCGGCGACGCCAAGTCGCTGGCCACGCACCCGGCGTCCACCACGCACCGCCAGCTCAATCCCGAAGAGCTGCAAAAGGCCGGCGTGCGCGAGGAAACCGTGCGCCTGTCGATCGGCATCGAACACATCGACGACCTGATCGCCGATCTGGACCAGGCCCTGGCGCAGGTGTGACGATGGCGATGATGCAACGCAGAACCCTGCTGAAGCTGGTGGCGGGCCTGCCCGCCGTGGCCGCCGCGCCCGCGCTGGCGGCCGGCAGGCAGGGCGCCGCCGGCAAGGACGCCGGCGGCAAGACCTATGTGCTGGCGCATGGCTCCTGGCATGGCGGCTGGTGCTGGCGGCCGGTGGCCGAGCGCCTGGCGGCGGCAGGCCACCGGGTGTACGCGCCCAGCTATACCGGCATGGGCGACCGCGCCCACCTGCTGTCCCGCAGCATCACCATCGATACCTTCGTCGAGGACCTGGTGCAGGTCATCCAGACCGAGGAGCTGAACGACGTGATCCTGGTGGGCCACAGCTTCGGCGGCATCCCGATCACGGGCGTGGCCGATCGGATCCCGGAACGGCTGGCGCACCTGGTGTACTTCGACGCGATCGTGCTGCAAAGCGGCCAGAACGCGTTCTCGGTCTATCCGCAGGCCGACGCCGACGCGCGCATCGCGGCGGCCTCCAAGGCCACCGACGGGCTGGCGGTGCCGATCCCGGATCCGATTCCCGCGGCCTGGGGTTTCAAGGAAGGCAGCGCCGACCACGCCTGGGTCAAGCGCCGCCTGACCGCGCATCCGCTGGCCAGCTACACCACGCCGCTCACGCTCAAGCATCCGATCGGCAACGGCCGGCCGCGCACCTACATCCATTGCACCCAGCCCGAGCTGGGCGTGCTGGAAGCCTCGCGCAAGCTGGTCAAGTCGCAGCCGGGCTGGAACTGGGTGGACCTGGCCGCGCCGCACGAGGCGCACATCACGCATCCGGATCAGCTCTCGGCCCTGCTGCTGGGCCTGTCCTGAGGCGGGAAGGGCCGGCCCTTCCGCTCAGACGGCGCCGGCCTGGCGCTTGCGGCAGGCCGAGGGCGCCATGCCCTCGGCGCGCTGGAAGGCGCGGCTGAAGGCCGCCTGCGACTGGTAGCCCACGCGCTCGGCGGCTTCCTGGATGCCCGCGCCTTGTTCCAGCAGCCTGCGGGCGGCGCGCATGCGCAGTGCCTGCAGCAGCTGGGCGGGCGTGGTGCCGCTGTGCAGCGTGAAACGGCGGTGGAAGGTGGCCTTGGACATGTGCAGCCGGTCGGCCATGTCCTGCAGGCTCCAGGGCAGCGCCGGCTCGGCCAGGATGGCCTGCAGCAGCCCGGCCATGGCCGGGTCGCGCGCCAGCACCAGCAGGCCGTGCGCTTGCGGATCGCGCGCCGCCAGATGGCGCAGCATGAAGAAGATGAGTAGGTCCGTCAGCCGTTCCACCACCAGCGGCGAGGCGGCCGGATCGGCGGTCTCGTCCAGGATCAGCTGGAACACGCCGCGCGCGGCGGCATAGCGCGCGTCGCTGGCGCGCAATAGCAGATAATCGGGCAGGGCGTCGGCCAGCAGGCCGTCCAGCCCGGAACGGAATTCGAAGAAGCCGCAGGCCAGGCCGGTGCCATCGGGCTGGCGCGGTTCCAGCGGCTGCATGCCCCGGGACGGGGCGGCGGGCGGGGCGCCGGCGGGCATCAGCGTGTGCGGCAGGTCGCGCAGGAAGAAGATGCCGTCGCCGGCGGCCAGCGCCAGGCTTTCGGTTCCCAGGTCCACGCGGCAATCGCCGTGCAGGATCAGGTGGAAGCTGGCGCGCGCGCGGCCGCTGGTGCTGGCGTTCCAGGCGCCGCAATACTGGCCCAGGTGATAGAGGCTGGAGCGCACGTCCAGGCTGGACAGCAGCAGCGCGTCGGCGGCGGATCGGTCGTGGGCGGGTTGGGACAAGGCGTTGTGGACCGCCGGACCATCTGATATGGTCGCGGCGCAATAGCAGTTTGAGAGGATGATGCGCCATGCGCCCGGGTTATAAGTGCATAGCTGAAAGTCGATAAGTTCGAGCATCAAGTTGCGATCAGCGGGCATTGTCGCCCGCCGCCGGGCATACGCACAATACGGTTTTGCCATCCGCACCTGGAGATCCCCATGGCCCGTCTGACCATCCATACCGCGCAAAGCGCGCCCGAAGCCGTCCGTCCCGCCCTGAGCGCCGCCGAACAGGGCGCCGGCTACCTGTCGAACCTGCTGGGCGTGCTGGCCAATGCGCCGGCGGCCCTGGAGGCCTACCAGACGCTGTCGCAGATCAACGCCCGCGCCGGGCTGACGCTGCAGGAGCGCGAAGTGGTGCAACTGGTGGCCGGCACGCGCCACGGTTGCACCTTCTGCGTGGCCGGCCATACGGCGCTGGCCCGCAACAAGGCCAAGCTCTCGCCCGAGGTGGTCGAGGCGCTGCGCGCCCAGGGCACGCTGCCCGACGCGCGGCTGCAGGCGCTGGCCGCCTTCACCGAGGCCGTCATCAACACGCGCGGCCGCGTCAGCGACGCCGAGCTGCAGGCGCTGCGCGAGGCCGGCTACACCGACGGCAACGCGCTGGAAGTGATCGTCGGCGTGGGCCTGGCCACCATCTGCAATTTCGGCAACAACCTGGCGCAGACGCCGCTCAACACGCAACTGGCCGACTACGCCTGGAGCCCCAAGCAATGACGGCGACGCAGGCGCTTACCGATACCGGCGCCCGTTCCTGGCTGCCGGCCGAGCTGCGCGACTGGCTGGACGCGCATGCCCAGGCGCTGGACGAAGGCGCCGAGGATCCCGCCTCGGTCCTGCCCAGGCTGGCCGAGGCCGGCGTGTTCCGGCTGGGCGTGCCCGCCAGCCAGGGCGGCCTGGAAGGCAGCGATGCCGGCGACGCCATCGAGGCGGTGTCGCAGCTGGCCGAGCATTCCGTGGCGGCGGCCTTCGTGGCCTGGGGCCAGCGCGTCTTCATCGAATACCTGCTGCACAGCCCGAACCAGGCGCTGGCGCGCGACTGGACCGGCCCGCTGCTGCGCGGCGAGCTGGCCGGCGCCACGGCGCTGTCCAACGCCATGAAATTCCTCAGCGGCATCGAGTCGCTGCAGATCTCGGCGCGCCAGGATGGCGACGACTGGGTGCTGGACGGCCGCATGCCCTGGGTCACCAATCTGCGCCCGGACGGCTTCCTGGTGGCGGCGGCCGTGACCGCGCCGGACGGCACGCCGGCCGTGGTGGCGCTGCCGCAGGGCATCGCCGGCCTGACGCGCAGCGCCGACCTGCGCCTGCTGGGCCTGCAATCGAGCAACACGGCGGCGCTGGAAGTGAAGGGCGTGCGCATCAGCCCGCGCTGGCTGATCCACGCCGATGCCCGCCAGTACCTGCCGCAGGCGCGGCCGGCCTTCGCCGGGCTGCAATGCGGCCTGTCCATCGGCCTGGCCCGGCGCGCGCTGCGCCAGGCCGCGACGGCGGGGCAGGGGCAGGGCGCGCGCGGCATCCTGGCCGAGCCGCTGGCGCAGTTGCAGGCCCAGGTCGAATACCTGTCGGACCAGCTCATCGCCGGCGTGCGCGAGGGCCGCTACGTGGCCGAGCCCTGGCTGCTGTTCGAGGTCCGCATCGCGCTGGCCGAGGCGGCGCAGCAGGCGGTGCAGCTGGAGCTGCAGGCCAGCGGCGGCGCGGCCTACCTGAAGCCGGCCGGCGATGGCTTCGCGCGGCGCTGGCGCGAGGCCGCCTTCCTGCCCATCGTCACGCCCAGCCTGGTGCAGCTGAAGACCGAGCTGGCCAAGCGCCGCGCCCGGCTGGCCGCCGAGGCGGCGGCATGAGCGGCGACATGAGCGGCCGCGTGCCGGTGCTGCGCGCGCGCGGTCTGACGCTGCGCTATCCGGGCGCCGACGCCGCCGTGTTCCAGGACGTGAACCTGGACCTGGCGCGCGGCGAGGTGCTGGCCGTGCTGGGCGCCAGCGGGGCCGGCAAGTCCAGCCTGCTGCGCGTGCTGGCCGGGCTGCAGGCGCCCAGCGCCGGCGCGCTCGACATGGAAGGCCAGCGGCTGGCCGGCGTGCATCCGCGCGTGGCCGTGGCGTTTCAGGATCCGGGCCTCTTGCCCTGGCTGACGCTGGAACGCAACGTGGCCTTCGGCCTGGACTTCAAGCATCAGCCGGCGCTGGATGCGCGCGAGCGCGCGCGGCGCGTGGACCTGGCCATCGAGGAAGTCGGCCTGTCGCACGCCCGCCAGCTGCGGCCGGCCCAGCTGTCCGGCGGCATGGCGCAGCGCACCGCGCTGGCGCGCTGCCTGGCCCGCCAGCCGGCGGTGCTGCTGCTGGACGAGCCGTTCGGGGCGCTGGACGAGGTCACGCGCGCCGAAATGCAGACGCTGCTGCGCAAGGTGGTGGCCGACGTCGGCGCCGCCGCGCTGCTGATCACCCACGATATCGACGAGGCGCTGCTGCTGGCCGACCGCATCGTGCTGCTGGGCGGCGCGCCCGGCGGCGTGCTGGGCGAATGGGCCGTGGACCTGCCGCAGCCGCGCGCCGACCTGCTGCCCGAAATGGGCGCGCTGCGCCTGGAAATCCTGTCCCGCCTGCGCGGCGCGCTGCGGGCCGGACGCGCGGCGTCCGAACCGGCGGTACCTGTTTGACCCCTCATCAGAGCAAGACACAAGGAGCCTAGGAATGTGCCTGGAACACATGTCGCGTCGCGACTGGTTGAAACTGACGGCGCTGCTGAGCGCGGGCGGGGCGGCGTCGTTGCTGTCCGCCTTCAATGCGCGCGCCCAGGCCGAGCCCGACGCGCCGGTGCGCATCGGCTATCTGCCGATCACCGACGCCGCGCCGCTGCTGGTGGCGCACAACAACGGCCTGTTCGACAAGGCCGGCGTCAAGGCCGAGAAGCCCACGCTGCTGCGCAGCTGGGCGCAGGTGATCGAGGCCTTCATCTCGGGACAGGTCAACGTGGTGCACCTGCTGTCGCCCATGACCGTCTGGGCGCGCTTCGGCAGTCAGGTGCCGGCCAAGGTGGTGGCCTGGAACCACGTCGGCGGCTCGGGCCTGACGGTGACGCCGGAGATCAACAGCGTCAAGGACCTGGGCGGCAAGACCGTGGCGATCCCGTTCTGGTATTCCATCCATAACGTGGTGCTGCAAGACCTGCTGCGCGAGAACGGCCTGACGCCGGTGTCGCGCAAGGACGGCGCGCCGGCGGCGGGCGAGGTCAACCTGATCGTGATGGCGCCGGCCGACATGCCGCCGGCGCTGGCGCAGAAGCGCATCGCCGGCTACATCGTGGCCGAGCCCTTCAATGCGGCGGCCGAGACGCTGGGCGTGGGCAGGGTGCTGCGCTTCACCGGCGACGTCTGGCGCAACCACGCCTGCTGCGTGGTGTTCATGCACGAGCGCGACCTGGAGCAGCGGCCGCAGTGGTCGCAGAAAGTGGTGGACGCCATCGTCCAGGCCCAGCTCTGGATCCGCGACAACCGCGAGGAAACCGCCAGGCTGCTGTCCAAGGAAGGCATCAACCGCTACACGCCGCACGGCCTGCCGGCCCTGAGCAAGGTGCTGGCGCCGCCGCCCGAGGACCGCGAGCGCTACCTGGCCAGCGGCGCGATCCGCCATGGCGACTGGGACGAGCGACGCATCGACTTCCAGCCCTATCCCTTCCCGAGCTACACCGAGGAACTGGTGCGGCGGCTGCGCGACACGCTGATCGAGGCCGACCGGGGCTTCCTGGCGACGCTGGATCCGGCGCGCGCGGCGGCCGAGCTGGTCGACGACCGCTACGTCAGGCGCGCCATCGAGGCCGCCGGCGGATTGGGGCGCTTCGGCTTTCCCGAGAGCTACGTCCGCAGCGAGCAGGTGCAGGCGTGAGCGGGACGCCGTCCACGGCGGCGGGCGCGGCCCCGGCCGCCTCGGGGTCGGGTGCCGTGGCGCCTGCCGCGCGCGCCCGTGCCAGCACTCGGCCGCCGGGACTGGCGAGCCGCGCCGGCCTGGGCGTGCTGGGGCTGGCGGTCGTGGCGCTGGCCTGGTGGCTGTGCACCGCCGTGCTGCCGGCCGAAGGCGCGATGGCGCGGCGTTTCGCGCCCGGCCCGACCTTGAGCGCGCTGGCCATGCTGCTGACGGGCCCGGACCTGCCCGCCCATATCCTGGTCAGCCTGCGCCGCATCGCGGTGGGCCTGGGGCTGGCGCTGGCCGTGGGCGTGCCGCTGGGGCTGGCCATCGGCAGCTTCCGGCGGCTGGAGGCGGCGCTGTCGCCCGCCATGCAGTTCCTGCGCATGATCTCGCCGCTGTCCTGGATGCCGATCGCCGTGATGGCCTTCGGCGTGGGCGATGATCCGGTGTACTTCCTGCTGGCCTTCGCCGCCGTCTGGCCCATCGTGCTCAACACCGCCGCCGGCGTGCATCACCTGGATCCGCGCTGGCTGCTGCTGGCGCAGAGCGTGGCCGCGACCCGCTGGGAAACGCTGCGCCACGTGATCCTGCCGGGCGTGCTGGGCCATATCCTGACCGGCCTGCGGCTGGCCATCGGCATCCTGTGGATCGTGCTGGTGCCCTGCGAGATGCTGGGCGTGTCGGCCGGCATGGGCTATTTCATCCTGGATACGCGCGACCGGCTGGCCTATCCCGAGTTGATGGCGATGGTGCTGTTGATCGGCCTGCTGGGCTTCCTGCTGGACGCGGCGGCGCGGGCGCTGTATCGGCGCTGGAGCCGTTAGGGGCAGGCCGCGACGGGGCGCGTTTCGCGATTCGGGCCATAGCCTGTACGCTATGGCCCCACCCCGCGCGGCGCCCCGGCGGCGCATTCCCATTTCAGGCATGAACCCATGACCATCAGCACGCTTGTCCAGCTCATCGGCCACACCTCGGCAAGCGCCGCGTTGCAGGATTGCATGCTGGGCCTGGGCATGAAGAAGATGCCCAAGGGCGACTCGACCACCCGGGTGCGCACCCAGGACAAGCTGGTGTCGCTGGAATTCGATCCCACCGAGTCCTACATGGGCAGGAATGTCCGGGAGCCCGTGGGCGACGGAGGGTTCACGCTGGAGTCCTTCGACGTGCACCAGGGATACCTGGGGGAGCTGCCCTTCGGCCTGTCGCTGGCCATGGACCGGCAGCAGGTGGACGCGGCGCTGGGTAGGGCCCTGGACGAAGACCCGAAGGCAGAGGTCCAGACCTACCGCCGGGGTGACTTCCTGATCATCGTGTTCTATGGCGGGAAGGGGCGGAAGATCGACACATTCAGGTTCACCCGGCCCAACGTCCATAGCGCCAGGAAATTCAACATCGAGCTTCAGGCTGCTGCCGCTGAAACGCCGGGCGCGGCCGCGCAGCCGCTGTCCGCCCCGGAACTGCTGTCCTTCCTGGGCGCATCGCCGGACGACGCCGCCTTTGGCGCTTGGCTGGACCAGCATGGCATCCACGACCGTCCGCATGCGGCCCCTGGCGTTGACGGCCATGGCGCCGCGTCGGACGAGACGCTGCGCGAGGCGCGCCTGAGCGAGATCGACGAGAACGAGCGGCACGGCGTCGCGTTGATCTACGAAAGCCGGGAAAGCCACGGCCGGCTGTTTTCCGCCGAAGCTGCGGGGCAGGGCTTCGTCCTCAAGCAGGCGGCCTTCTACGGCCCGGGCGTTTCCGGCCGCGCCGGATTCCAGGGCGAGCTTCCTTTCGGCTTGCGCTTCGCCGACGGACCGGCGCAGGTTCGGGAAAAGCTCTCCGCCCCGATCGCCCGCCGCGTGCTGCATGGACTGCCGGCGGAACTCTGGGTCGACAAGGACTGGCATCTGAACATCAGCTACACGGCGGACGCCGGCCGCGTCGCCATCGTGCATGTGCGCAGGCCGAATCGCTACGATCTGGAGATGATCGGCGCCGCTTCATCGGAAGCATCCCGGAACGCGCCCGACCTGGAAAAGTTGAATGCGGCCATCGGCCTGGCCGTGGATGACGCCAAACTGCAGGCGGCCCTGGCGCCGCTGGCGTGGAACCAGGACGCACGGGACGAGGCCGGGCGCGGCGATGAGGTCTTTCGCTACCTGAAGTCCCACGGCCTGAGCCTGTATTTCCGCGATGGCGCGGACGTGGGCACGACCGTTCTTGCCGGCTACCGCGTGAACCGGGCCGGCGACATGGACAGCGCGGGATACCCGGGGCCGCTGCCCTTCGGCCTGGCGTTCTCCACCCGGCTCGAGGACATCATCCCGCGCGTCGGCAGGGATCCGGACGCGCACGGCGTGGCCGAGGACACCGGCTACTTCCTGTGGAATCTTCCCGGCTTCAGGCTGCATGTGCTGTACAGCCTGATTGACTGGCAGGTGTACAGGGTGACGTGTTCCGGGTCCGTGGCGGGATAGGCGATCATTCTTCCATGTCGTTCACGGGGCGGCACTCCTGTATGGCCGCTCAATCCGGGGCAGGCTTGCGCTTCCGGAACGGAGCGGTCCTCGGCAGGAAGGACCGCTCTGTCCGGTGAGGCCGGATCAACCAGGGTTTTCGTCGTTGCGGGAATATGCCCGTTCAGGCGACGAAAGGGGAGCGCGCGCCGGCGTTTCAGTACTTGACGCTGACCCGCGCCCACACGCTGCGGCCGGGCTCATTGACCCGCGAGTGGCCGGGGAAGCCGAAGCCGGCGTCGCCGGCCAGGTTCAGGTGTTCGGCATAGGCCTTGTCGAACAGGTTGTCCACGCCCAGCGACAGCTTGACCTGCTTGCTGATGGCATAGCCCGCGTTCAGCGAGAACACGCCGAAGCCCGCGCTGGGGCCGAAGTCCTGGCCGACCACGTTGCCGCTGTTGAGCGCGTAGCGCTTCTGCGGCGCGACCAGGCGCCAGAGCGCGCCGGCGGACCAGACGCCGTCGTCGTAAGCGGCGCTGAGCTTGGCTTCCAGCGGCGGGATCTGGGGCAGGGCGCGGCCGTCGCTGCGGTTCTCGCCCCAGGCATAGGCCAGGGTGGCGCCCAGGGTCCACGACGGCGCGACCTTCCACGACGCGCCCAGCTCGCCGCCGGCGATGCGCGCGTTCACGTTCGAAGCCTGCGAGGTCGGTCCCATCATGCCGCCCGGGCGGTAGTCGAACAGGATGAAGTCCCGCACGTAGCCGGCATAGCCGGACACCCAGGCGTCGACCTTGTCGCCGCGGTACTGCATGCCCACATCCAGCTGCGTGGTCTTTTCGGGCTTGATCGCGTCGAAGGCGTTGACCGAGCCGGCCGGACCCCTGCCGGGCGAGAACAGCTCCCAATAGTCGGGGAAGCGCTGCACATGGCCCAGGCCCACATACCAGGTGGCCGGCAGGTTCTCCAGGTCCTGCTCGTAGCGCAGGAAGCCGCTGGGCAGCGTGCTGTCGCGGCGCTGGCCGGCGGTGGGATTGGGCATCATCATCATGTGGCCCGAGGTGGGACGGAAGTCCTTGGCCGAAGCCCGGTCCACGCGCGCGCCGCCGATCAGGCGGCCACGTTCGGAGGCGCGCCAGGTTAGTTCCGAGAACAGGCCGACGTTGCTGAATTCGGCGTCCTTTTCCCACGACTGGTTGCGATACGAGTTCGTGTCGGTGCCGCTGCGGCCACGGTGGCGGCTCTGCTGGAAGTCCAGACCGCCGGTCATGGACAGCGCATCGGCCAGCTTGAGCGTGGCGGCGACGCGGCCGCCCCAGGTGGCGCGGTCCACGTCGGCGGCCATGGCCATCGGCATGGGACCGTTCGGATCGGGCCGGCGCAGCGTGTAGTTGTCCATCACATGGTCGGCGTAGTTGTAGTAGAGCTGGGCCTCGATCTTTTCCAGCGTGGCGCCGAGGTTGCGCTTCTCGAAGCGCAGCCCGAAGCTCTCGCGCTTGAACTTCGAGCCGTCCATGCCCCGGCCGGCGTAACGCGCCTCGCCGTCGCCGGCGCCGGCGGTCAGCTCGAACAGCGTGTCGGCGTCCGGCGTGAAGCCCAGGGCCAGGTCGGTGTTCCACTTGTCCCAGCGCGAGGGCACGCGCAGGCCGTTGCCGTCCTTGTAGTCCTGCGAGTGCGAGTGGTTGCCGGTGACGCGCACGTAGACGCTTTCGTTGCCGGCGGTGAAGTCGGCGGTCTGGTCATTGCGGCCGAACGAGCCGCCAGTCAGGCTGCCGTCGAAGCGCACGCCGGCCTCGGTGAAGCGCGGCGTGTCGCGGTCGAAGCGCACGGTGCCGGCCGAGGCGCCGGGACCCCACAGCACGGTCTGCGGTCCCTTGATGACGGTGAGCTGGTCGAAGGTCTCGGGCGAGATATAGGAGCTGGGCGCGTCCATGCGCGCCGGGCAGGCGCCGGGCATGGCGCTGCCGTTGGTCAGGATGTTCAGGCGCGAACCGAACATGCCGCGCAGCACCGGATCGCCGTTGGTGCCGCCATTGCGGATGGCCGAGAAGCCGGGAATGGTCTTCAGGTAGTCGGTGCCGTCGCTGGCCGGCAGCGGCTGGCGCGGCGTCTTGGGATTGGTGATGAAGGTCAGCGGCGAATCGGGCGCGACGGCGGTGATGACCACCGGATCCATGTCGAAGGCGGGCGCCTGCTGGGCGCGGGCGGCGGGGAAGATGGCGGCCAGGGCCGTGGCCAGCGCCAGGGCGCGGGGAAATTCGAAACTCGGGTTCTGCATGACGGTGCGTCTCTGTCTTTGCATGTCGGACGGCCGCGCGCGTGCCGACGCCGCGCGCGCGGGTCGTGGACCGTGAATGCGGCGCAAGGCGGCGAAAGGCAGGCGGAGGGTACGGCGGCCGGAAAAGCGCGCGGGCGCGCGCGGATCGTGCGATCAGGCCAGGGACGGGACAGGCGGGGCGCGCGGCCCCAGCGGCGGGCCGGCCGCGGGCAGCGGCGGCAGGGACAGCGGCGCCGGCGGCGCGACCGAGGCCACGGCGGCGGCGGGCAAGGCCGGCAGATAGGGCAGCGGCGGCAGGTCCAGGGTCTGGTGCGCCACCATCCAGAACGGGCATTCCTGGGCGGCGTCATCGGCCTGGCCGGCGTGTCCGCCGTCGCGCGGATCGGACATCGCGGACATGTCGGACATGGCCGGGGATGGCGCGCGCGC
The Achromobacter sp. AONIH1 DNA segment above includes these coding regions:
- a CDS encoding DUF2946 family protein: MSNPPSRLATGSHARFLLCLLALATVLRALVPVGYMPDAAALRQGRLQISFCSAAGGPPSVMTALMDARAPSPAMSDMSAMSDPRDGGHAGQADDAAQECPFWMVAHQTLDLPPLPYLPALPAAAVASVAPPAPLSLPPLPAAGPPLGPRAPPVPSLA
- a CDS encoding TonB-dependent copper receptor, which produces MQRQRRTVMQNPSFEFPRALALATALAAIFPAARAQQAPAFDMDPVVITAVAPDSPLTFITNPKTPRQPLPASDGTDYLKTIPGFSAIRNGGTNGDPVLRGMFGSRLNILTNGSAMPGACPARMDAPSSYISPETFDQLTVIKGPQTVLWGPGASAGTVRFDRDTPRFTEAGVRFDGSLTGGSFGRNDQTADFTAGNESVYVRVTGNHSHSQDYKDGNGLRVPSRWDKWNTDLALGFTPDADTLFELTAGAGDGEARYAGRGMDGSKFKRESFGLRFEKRNLGATLEKIEAQLYYNYADHVMDNYTLRRPDPNGPMPMAMAADVDRATWGGRVAATLKLADALSMTGGLDFQQSRHRGRSGTDTNSYRNQSWEKDAEFSNVGLFSELTWRASERGRLIGGARVDRASAKDFRPTSGHMMMMPNPTAGQRRDSTLPSGFLRYEQDLENLPATWYVGLGHVQRFPDYWELFSPGRGPAGSVNAFDAIKPEKTTQLDVGMQYRGDKVDAWVSGYAGYVRDFILFDYRPGGMMGPTSQASNVNARIAGGELGASWKVAPSWTLGATLAYAWGENRSDGRALPQIPPLEAKLSAAYDDGVWSAGALWRLVAPQKRYALNSGNVVGQDFGPSAGFGVFSLNAGYAISKQVKLSLGVDNLFDKAYAEHLNLAGDAGFGFPGHSRVNEPGRSVWARVSVKY